Part of the Sporosarcina sp. FSL K6-2383 genome is shown below.
AGCTGAGATACAATTACCCTCTCCGCACCGTTAATAACAAAGGTTCCATTTTCCGTCATAAGCGGAAAATCGCCCATAAAGACGTCTTGCTCTTTTACTTCTTCTGTTTCTTTGTTATGCAAGCGGACTTTCACACGCAACGGCGCTGCAAATGTAACGTCACGCTCTTTTGATTCATCAACGGGATATTTAGGATCACCCAACTGATAATCAATAAATTCCAACGAAAGATTTCCCGTAAAATCTTGAATCGGGGAAATATCGCGGAACATTTCTCGTAGTCCCTCTTCCATGAACCACTCATAAGATGCCGTCTGGATTTCAATCAGATTCGGCAGATCCAGCACTTCGCTGATCCGTGCGAAACTTCTACGCTGACGGTGTTGACCATACTGAACTAAATGACCTGTCAACTCTTTCACCCCTCATAAAACAATATTAGTCCTTTGCGAAACCACAAAAATAGTGTATGATATCGAAAAAAACAAAAAGAAAACGAGTTCCGGTAAGAGCTCATTTTCGGTTTGACAATCTTTTATACATCGCTAGTATGCCTATCTTTTCCATCACTCATACAAAATGGGCATACGAACGCATTATAATAATTTATGCATTTTACAACATTATCATATCAATACTCTCAAGTCAAGACTTTACAACTCTTAATATATAATAACCCCGTTTTTTCACAACCGTCTCGACGTCGTTACCAAAAAGCTCTTCCAAACGGCTAATCGTCGAAGGCGCCCCTTGCTTCTTCTGGATAACTACCCATAGCTCTCCACCAGCCACAAGCTTCAAAAATGCACCCTCATAAAAATTGAATACCGTCTCTTTTCCTGCACGGATTGGCGGATTCGTCAAAATTGCAGCAAATCCATTTGTTGTAACTCCAGACAACGCATCGCTTGGATAAATTTCCACATTCTCAACGGCATTTTGCCCTGCATTATGCGCAGCAAGAGAGAGCGCTCGTTCATTCACATCAACCATATGAATGCTCCGTTCCGGAAAAGATGCGGCAACCGACAAACCGATTGGGCCATAGCCACAACCAACGTCTAAAATAGCCCCTTCCGATTCCGGCAAAACAAAAGCCTCAGCAAGGAGCCGCGAACCAAAATCCACTTCACCTTTACTAAATACTCCAGCGTCCGTCTTGAATCTCAGTGTTTTTCCACGTAATACCGCAGACCACTCTTTCGGATCACTTTTCACCTTTGGATCTCTCGAGTAATAATGTTCAGACATGTTAGTCCTCCCCTCGGATAGTCAATCTCACCTTAGCCACAGATAAAAAAACGAAGAAAAGCCCGTCCGTATTCGACGAGCTTCCCTTCATTTATTCAGAAGATTATTTAAGTTCGATTGCTGCGCCAACTTCTTCAAGTTTAGCTTTCATTTCTTCTGCTTCTTCTTTAGAAGCGCCTTCTTTGATTGCTTTTGGTGCATTATCAACTACTTCTTTCGCTTCTTTCAAGCCTAGGCCAGTGATTTCGCGAACAGCTTTGATAACTTTGATTTTTTGGTCTCCAGCAGATGTAAGAATTACGTCGAATTCAGTTTGTTCAGCAGCAGAGTCTCCACCGCCAGCTCCACCAGCCATTGCAACTGGAGCTGCAGCTGTTACGCCGAACTCTTCTTCGATTGCTTTTACAAGGTCGTTTAGTTCAAGAACTGTCATTTCTTTGATTGCTTCAAGGATTTGTGCGTTAGTCATTATATGTTCCTCCTAATAGTTGTTTTTTGTCGGGTCGGACCCGCAAGTTTTTTCTTGTCAAGCTTTAGCTCGCAAGTTGTTTTTCAGGCTGCTTGATTAAGCGCCTTGTTCTTCTTTTTGGTCTGCAACTGCTTTCGTTGCAAGCGCAAAGTTGCGCATTGGAGCTTGGAGTACGCTGAGAAGCATAGAAAGTAGACCTTCGCGTGATGGAAGTTCCGCCAACGCTTTAACGTCTGCTTCTGATGCAACCACACCTTCAATGACACCAGCTTTGATTTCTAGCTTGTCGTTTTTCTTTGCAAAATCGTTAAGGATTTTTGCAGGAGCAACAACGTCTTCGTTTGAGAATGCAATTGCGTTCGGTCCTGTAAGGCTTTCGTTCAACCCTTCAAGTCCAACAGCTTCAGCTGCACGGCGTGACATTGAGTTTTTGTAAACTTTAAAGTCAATACCTGCTTCACGAAGTTGTTTACGAAGTTCTGTAACTTGGCTAACATCAAGACCACGATAGTCAACTACAACAACTGACGCTGCCGCTTTCAACTTATCAGAAATCTCACTAACCACTGCTTGTTTAGCTTCTAGTATCTTGCTCATCTGGACACCTCCTAAAAATTTGGGGTCACTTATACCGATATGAAAAAGCCCTCGTGCCTACATGATGTAGACACGAGGGCAGAAAAGTCGTCATCTTTTAAATAAAAGAGCGCCTTGTCCTCGGCAGGATTTTTAAGCGGCAAGCCGCACCTACTGTCTACGGTACAAATGGTTATATTCACAACAAAAGTCATCTTACCAGAGGACTATCTGTTTGTCAATATTAGTTTTTAATAACTACACTTGAAGGATCAATTTTAACAGCAGGTCCCATTGTAGAAGTCACGTTAACAGACTTCATGTATGTGCCTTTTGCTGATGCAGGTTTTGCTTTTTGAACTGTTTCAAAGACAGTTACGAAGTTTTCAACAAGCTTCTCATTGTCAAATGAAACTTTACCGATTGGCGCGTGGATAATTCCAGCTTTGTCTGCACGGTATTCAACTTTACCCGCCTTGATTTCTTCGATAGCTTTTGTAACATCAAATGTTACTGTACCTGTTTTCGGGTTCGGCATAAGTCCTTTTGGTCCAAGAACACGACCAATTTTACCTACTTCACCCATCATGTCAGGAGTTGCAACGATTACGTCAAAATCAAACCAACCTTGTTGGATTTTAGCAATATACTCTGCGTCTCCAGCGTAGTCTGCACCAGCAGCTTCAGCCTCTTTAAGTTTTTCGCCTTTTGCGAAAACAAGAACACGTTGAGTTTTACCAGTACCATTCGGAAGCACTACTGCCCCACGGATTTGCTGGTCGTTCTTACGAGTGTCAATTCCAAGACGGAATGCAACCTCTATTGTCGCGTCAAAGTTAACTGTACTTGTTTTTTTCGCAAGTTCAATCGCCTCGTTCACGTCATAAGCTTTTAATTGTTCTACGAGCTTTGCAGCTTCTGTGAATTTCTTACCTCTTTTAGCCATTTAAAATTTCCTCCTCGATTGTGGTTTTAACGGATTAAACCTCCCACGAATAAGGGTTGCGTGTTCTTGAGAACAAGCAACCCCACTACAAAAAACATCACATCATGTGATCAAGATCAGTCTTCGATCGTGATACCCATGCTGCGTGCAGTACCTTCAACCATTGCCATCGCTGCTTCAACTGATGCTGCGTTTAAATCCTGCATCTTTGTTTCTGCAATTTCGCGAACTTTATCACGTTTTACAGTAGCAACTTTCTTTTTGTTCGGCTCGCCTGAACCTTTTTGAAGATTAGCTGCAACCTTCAGCAATACTGCTGCCGGTGGAGTTTTTGTAATGAAAGTGAATGAACGGTCTTCGAATACAGAAATCACAACAGGAATAATTAGACCTGCTTGATCAGCTGTACGCGCGTTGAATTCTTTACAGAATCCCATGATGTTCACACCTGCTTGACCTAACGCCGGTCCAACTGGGGGAGCCGGGTTCGCTTTTCCAGCAGGAATTTGTAATTTAACAACTTTAATAACTTTTTTAGCCACGAGACATACCTCCTTAAGTCCGTAATGTGGTAATAGGGTTGCCCCTCCCACTCAATATGTGCCTGCCAACTTACGTCGGTAGATTTTGGTTAATCCGTTCAGATTACTTAGTCATAGTCTGACCTTTGAAATGATACCATAATTACACGGTATACGCAAGCGACTTTTGATTATAGTTTTTCAACTTGTTCAAAGTCCAATTCCATTTTAGTTTCTCTGCCGAACATATCGACAGTCACCTTAACTTTCCCTTTATCTCCGTCAATCTCTTCCACTTTACCTTGGAAGTGCGCGAATGGCCCTTCAAGCACTTGCACCATTTCACCAATGACATAATCGACTTCTATCTTACCTTCTTTCACACCCATCTGTTTAAGGATGAACGTGACCTCTTCTGGAAGTAACGGCGTCGGCTTAGCCCCACCACCTGACGAACCGATAAAGCCCGTAACACCAGGCGTGTTGCGCACAACATACCACGAATCATCCGTCATGATAATCTCTACCAAAACGTAACCCGGGAATGTTTTTTTCATCATTACCCTTTTCTTGCCGTCTTTGAAATCTGTTTCTTCCTCTTCAGGAATGACGACGCGGAAAATTTTATCTTGCATACCCATCGTTTCTACACGTTTTTCCAGATTGGCTTTCACCTTATTTTCATAACCGGAATACGTATGAACTACATACCAATTTTTCTCCATATCCATAATAACTAGGACTGTTCGTCCGTCCCTCCTTTTCGCACATAATTAAGGTTTGTAGTCTACATTCGCTATGTCCCACGACAACAAATGTATGACCCACAACCTTTTTCCCTCAAGCGTAAATCATCTGTTTAGACCCTTATGTTTAGACAATTGAAAAAACCCGTTCATACTGTCAGACGGGATATTTTTCAAAATGTTATTCATGCTGCTTTAATCAATTACGCCTCTTATAACGCAAGATACCATTCCATTACTCGCGAAATGCCAAGGTCGATGAGTCCAAAGTACACTGCCATAAAAACAACTGTTGAAAGTACAACGATTGTATAGCGTGTCAATTCTTTACGTTTCGGCCAGCTGACTTTTCTCATTTCCGAGACGACGTCTTTTAAAAAACCGATTAACTTGCTCATTTTACCGTAAACCCCCGAATACAAATATGATGCTGCTGGCAAACCTGCTTACTTCATGCCGTTTGCTTATGCATTGTATGTTCATTGCAATGACTGCAAAACTTCTTGAGCGACAGTCGTTCTGTAGACTTATTGCTCTGTGTCGGCACGGAATAATTTCGAGATCCGCATATATCGCAACTTAAAATAACTTTTTTAGACATTTCCTCACCCTATACGACTCATAGTCTTGCTAAAGAGTACCATCTAATTTTAATGGTGTCAATACGATGTGAATCCGTCCTAACGCACTGCATCGACTTGCATATAGCGCTCAAGCTTACGTTTAATCCGCTGAAGCGCATTATCAACAGACTTCACTTGCCTGTTTAGCTCTTCCGAAATCTCCTGATAAGATTGCCCATCCAAATAAAGGGCTAGCACCTGCTTCTCAAGGCCACTCAATACTTTATTCATCTCTTCTTCCATTTGAATAAAGTCTTCCTTGTGAATCATAAGCCCTTCAGGGTCATCCAA
Proteins encoded:
- the rpmG gene encoding 50S ribosomal protein L33 — its product is MSKKVILSCDICGSRNYSVPTQSNKSTERLSLKKFCSHCNEHTMHKQTA
- a CDS encoding class I SAM-dependent methyltransferase translates to MSEHYYSRDPKVKSDPKEWSAVLRGKTLRFKTDAGVFSKGEVDFGSRLLAEAFVLPESEGAILDVGCGYGPIGLSVAASFPERSIHMVDVNERALSLAAHNAGQNAVENVEIYPSDALSGVTTNGFAAILTNPPIRAGKETVFNFYEGAFLKLVAGGELWVVIQKKQGAPSTISRLEELFGNDVETVVKKRGYYILRVVKS
- the nusG gene encoding transcription termination/antitermination protein NusG; the protein is MEKNWYVVHTYSGYENKVKANLEKRVETMGMQDKIFRVVIPEEEETDFKDGKKRVMMKKTFPGYVLVEIIMTDDSWYVVRNTPGVTGFIGSSGGGAKPTPLLPEEVTFILKQMGVKEGKIEVDYVIGEMVQVLEGPFAHFQGKVEEIDGDKGKVKVTVDMFGRETKMELDFEQVEKL
- the rplK gene encoding 50S ribosomal protein L11 encodes the protein MAKKVIKVVKLQIPAGKANPAPPVGPALGQAGVNIMGFCKEFNARTADQAGLIIPVVISVFEDRSFTFITKTPPAAVLLKVAANLQKGSGEPNKKKVATVKRDKVREIAETKMQDLNAASVEAAMAMVEGTARSMGITIED
- the rplA gene encoding 50S ribosomal protein L1; the protein is MAKRGKKFTEAAKLVEQLKAYDVNEAIELAKKTSTVNFDATIEVAFRLGIDTRKNDQQIRGAVVLPNGTGKTQRVLVFAKGEKLKEAEAAGADYAGDAEYIAKIQQGWFDFDVIVATPDMMGEVGKIGRVLGPKGLMPNPKTGTVTFDVTKAIEEIKAGKVEYRADKAGIIHAPIGKVSFDNEKLVENFVTVFETVQKAKPASAKGTYMKSVNVTSTMGPAVKIDPSSVVIKN
- the secE gene encoding preprotein translocase subunit SecE, with product MSKLIGFLKDVVSEMRKVSWPKRKELTRYTIVVLSTVVFMAVYFGLIDLGISRVMEWYLAL
- the rplL gene encoding 50S ribosomal protein L7/L12, giving the protein MTNAQILEAIKEMTVLELNDLVKAIEEEFGVTAAAPVAMAGGAGGGDSAAEQTEFDVILTSAGDQKIKVIKAVREITGLGLKEAKEVVDNAPKAIKEGASKEEAEEMKAKLEEVGAAIELK
- the rplJ gene encoding 50S ribosomal protein L10 gives rise to the protein MSKILEAKQAVVSEISDKLKAAASVVVVDYRGLDVSQVTELRKQLREAGIDFKVYKNSMSRRAAEAVGLEGLNESLTGPNAIAFSNEDVVAPAKILNDFAKKNDKLEIKAGVIEGVVASEADVKALAELPSREGLLSMLLSVLQAPMRNFALATKAVADQKEEQGA